TCTTTTTGTACAATATAAAACAGCAATGGCCCCATCCATTTGATACACCAGATGGCAACCCATGCAACACCCCCTACTCTTCATTACCTATACATCAACGTTTGGGCAGAGATCTTCAAGCTGCCACATCACTCGGTCAATCTTTTATACAACACGgcggagagaagggaggagaaggcAAAGACGTGTCAGTGTTTGCtcttctttgattttttgtGAGATCGGTGAGGAGACTTTGATTTGGAGCGGGACTTCTTAGCGGATTTCTTGGGTGTCCTGGAGCGCGACCTTCTGGTTCGCTTGGGTGTGCGAGGTGACGAGGGAGATCTAGTGGGACAAACACGCAATACTCCAATTACATCCAAACCCAGCGTGGGGATTGTATGGTTAAAAATAACAAGATTGAGCTCTAATTACAGATCCTCTTACCTCTTGGAGGACTTTTTGGTGCTGGATCGAGGGGAGTCTTTGTGGGAAGTGCGAGAAGAAATATCTTTTGAGAACGACCGGTCGGATCTTTCTGACCGCTCCGAGCGGGGCGAAGAAGAGCGGCCTCGTCGGCTGCTGCTTCGCGTCGGGCTGGGTGAGCCACTGTGGCGCCGCTTCCTGTCAACCGGAGGGGACAAACGTCTGTCAGATGGGAAATTAAACAAATCCCATGTTTTATGAAGTCCAGTTTCAAATACTATTACTAAACCTTTACTGATGAATGAACCGGACTTGTTCGCTCACCTCTCTTTCCTGGTCGGCgtgtcctccttctccttttccttcttcaagTCTTTTAACCGTGCCTCggctttctccttctctttcttctccctctctttttcccgTTCaagtttctccttttctttttccttcagtaAAGAACACAACAAATTACCCACATTGTAGATTGTCATTTCTATATTTAGTAGCATCTTTAGTAAAAGTCACTGTCTAATTCAGTACCTTTTGTAGTAGTTTGTCCCTGTAatgctccacctgctcctgaATACTCTGGCCAGGCTTCTTTGGTCTTTTCCCCAACTCAAGCTCGTCCTGGAACTtcatgaccttgacctttggtGAACAATGAAAGGAAAATGGGTGAAAACAGAACATCACATGTTGGTACGCGACGTGTGGGGTTTAGTTGTATTTGTGAAGTACCTCGATCTCTCTGAGCTTGGATCGCTTCTCCTCATTCATTTCAGACATCTTGGACTTGATATCAGAATCATCTCTGATGGGATTGGAGTAGCTCTGATTATCGTCCGAGCGAGGGCTCctgtcttcatcatcactgtcctCCTCGTTTCTTCAGATtggaaaacaattatttaaaaaaaaaaaggtaatgagTGCACCAAGGTATGTAACAGAACAGATCTATATTTTAAAAGAtggtcaaaaaaaacatacttttttgtttcatctggCTGCTCAAATGCTTCCCACTTTGAGGTTGTCACAGCTGAGTAACAAACAAAAGCCAATTCAGAAACAGCACCAAGGTAAACTGTAGATGTACATGTGTGAACATCATTGTATATATAATTCAATAATTTGGGAACAGCATGTCCATAGTATAAAAGTTGGAGCCACAAAGGTCTCACCTTGAGATGCTAAGTCGGACTCGTCCACTGCTTCCCATTTGGATGGCGCTACCTTGAAGGTGGCTTCCTTGGACTGATCAACTATAAAACCAGGAAAATAAGCAACTGTTCAAGACATGCAAACATTTACACCGAGCTCATCATCAATATCCTCTGTATTCCTGTGCGCCACTCACAAGGTATCCCATCGATGTCTTCTTCCATGGGTTTGATAGGAACACCGTCTAGGTCATCCAGGGGGGCTCCGTCGATAGGAGCCCCATCGATAGGCCCAGCGTCAATCGGCACACCATCCACGTCCTCTAGTGGCATGCCGTCGACATACTCCCCTATCGGAGCCCCGTCAATGTCCTCTGCCGGCTCCGCCTGGGACAAAGAAGGCACAAAAATTAATCAAGCTAGGACTttaataattgttgtttttttttttaaaatatggcaatGGTGAGGTATGGTGAAATCATTTGCCtccacgacgacgacgacgacagggGGTTCCTTCTCTATGGCGAGATTCACAAGACCCAGGAAGATGTTCTGCAGCTTGATGAGGAATGGGTCGGGATACACAGCCCAGTCCTCCCACGCCCTGAAACACGCCATCACCCGTTGCTGCcacgaggaagaggacaagacagagacgGCTGAGTGACCTGGGTCACTaactaaaaaatgaaaagaagtcaTTGACATTCGGTACCTTGAAGTTCTCAGACTGAAGGTGACCCTGTATCGATTTGTATGTTGCATTGAGGTCTGCGAAAATCTGGCAGAGTTTTGTCTCGAAGCTGTTGACAACAGGGAAAGAgcatttgtttgatttaaaactgAGTAGTGACTTAAACGTCTAAAGACAAAGATAgttataaataaaagtatataaaCAACTTACAATTTTCTGTAGTAAGAGGCGTTGGATACTTTGGCAGATGAGTTGTACAGCACGTCAGAAACAAGATATAACCTTGCGATCTGAAATGacaagagaaaagggaaaattaatttttaattctGTCTGCCACAGAATTCTGTCTGCCACAGAATTTGAAGTAATTGGCAGCGGGGTACTTGCCTTCTTGGGAAGAGGGGTcttgaggatggagagagactcCGTGATACACTCTACTATCTCTTCAGCAGCATCGGCGCGGCTGAGACAGAACAGCATGGCTTCTGCGACGTCTCCTCTCCGGGGAGTCAGACCACGCAGCATTTCCTCTAGTTTGTCCCGCTCGCTGCAGAGGTACATCAACAGTTTAATAATTTTACTGTGCACTGTGTGACTTTACCTATAATTTATGCTGAAGAAATAAGTATTACTTACTCTTCTTTCAAGCTGCCTTTCTTGAtgccttcctcctcttcctcttcttcctctccatcgTCATAAGGACCATGGAGGTATGGATTAAGAGGAGGCGGACGCCACAGAGAGCCGTTCTTAAACATCCTGAAGTCATCAGTTCTCCATTTCACTGGTGCTTCGCCCTGATGAAGTAAAAATAGACAGTTATTGACAGTTTTGCATGTGGGCTGGATGacattaccatttttttttaaacattgaatTCAAACCTGTAGTATGGAGTACAGCTTCCACCGGTAGTATACATGTGCCGGGCTCTGGTTCTCAAATAGAAacctgggggtgggggagaagCAAGTTAAAACCATCATGactcagcaaaaataaaatctgcctTTTTACTACCGGAACGATAATTAATATATTCCTGATGAGCCCTTACCTGTACATGGGATTGTTGATTTCTCTGTTCATGATCATGGCTTCAAACATTGGGCCTTCACGCACCACAAACTCGATCATTCGGTGGATGAGAGAGAGCAAATTCctacaagaaaaacacagttaaaGCAAACAGATTCAGACCGGCCTGACTTGTGAGCACTAAGATGCCTGCCTattgaaaaattaatttatacTTGGTGGATTGACACTCGAAACAGCCGTACCAGGACATTATGTATGTTTCACAATGAAGTCTTGGAGGACATGTACAGAGCTACAACTAAATAGTGTGTGGCCGTGTTGGTACTTTTTACTACATTAAGTACCTGGCATGAAAATGATTCAGCCAAACATATACAATATTCAGTTCATATCTGAATACACAGACTGTCAGAGTGTCATCTGACCAGGCATAAATTAAGTGCAGCTGCGAAACTTTGCCTCTGGGCCTACGTGGAACAAATGTTGTAATATCACAACTGATGACAGTAAAGCATTCACATTGAGAATTAATTAACTAACAAAATCAGGTaacagcagttgtttttttaaattgtgtataAATGATAGTTGGTGCCTGTGCTACTTAAGGCTACAGTGCAATAGGTTTGGATTACATTGTGCTATCTGGACCCTTTCTTTGAAAACTTAAAGCTGGAGAACTTATTTAGATATTGACATGGTATTGTGTAAGCTAAAACATTTAGTCTATATGGTGCCTTTCAATGCCCACTCATCTCTTGACTAATGCGAAGTGTATAGGACTGTTGGCCTAAAGCTGCTTAACATGTTATCTACCGGTGCTGTTGGTAATGACTGAATCAAGTTCAAATGGGATCACTAGAATTATTTGTGACAATTTGCAGGAGACATGTGGTGCAGGCTGCATACAATTAGCCTAAAGTGGCCAACAAGACAAAGGATGTCTTTCATTTGACAACACAGATCACATTTACTTGTATTGGAGCCGATCGTACCAATGGCAAGGTAAAATTCAGTATACTTTCCCAATCCATCCCATGACGCTTTTCAGGTCCCTCGCTGCTGCAGACAGTTCAACTTGTGCTGCTCACCAAGGCCAATGTCAAAGGTCATAGATAAACTAGTGCTGGCAGGTTTGGATTGGTTGGCAGGGGCCAGATTTACTGAGCTCCTGATCGGGTGACAGAGGCCAAGGGGGCTGACGGTCTGAGTGAGCAATGGTCAGAGGGCTTGTTCAGCACAAACTACAGATCTAGAATCAGCAGGCTGTGTATGTGGCAGAATACCATGTCACTGAAGTTGGGCAACACAATTACATGTTGATGTATGGAGTCGAACTGTGAAGTCATGATCTCTCtctaaacattaaaataagCTTGTTTAATGATGTGTAGCAGTATATTTTGAAGGAATTATGAATGATGGTGGAATGTGAAAAAGCGAGGTACACAACAAACTGTTCAGTCAGTATGATTCTATGTACTAATTATGGAGACAATGTACAATTGCCTCAACCATTGCTCAGCCACACTGACCAGCCCCCTGTAGCATGCAGTGATCAACTGATCAAACTTCTTTTTGGTTCATTAtgggatgttttttgtttgtttgtttctaagTTTTTacaccaatttaaaaaaagaaaaacatgtacCTTTCTGTTGGGATAACCACTTTGACTATGGCTTGCGACAGAGTCTGTATATGAAGTCACATCAGATAATAAACATAGAATGTGAGTATTGTTAAAAAGGCAACaggtgaaaaatataaaaaatacatttaaaggtacaaaaagacaacaatttTCCTCTAGTGCTGTCAGTTTTACTAAAGGCCAAACACCTGAGACACTGCATTACCCTTAAACCCCTCCCTATATCACTGAGAATTTTCCACACGCTAACTTTCAAAGTGCAGCTAATTTCCTTCTGTGAACAAGACAAACTATCACTGACAGAAACTAAGACTAATACCTGTACTGGCTGCTCATTATAAAGACTAAAATCTTACCAGCAGAATTAACATAACACTCCTATAAACCCATGAGAAATTCCTAGGCTGACATTTTGAGTTACCTTCTCAAATTCCTCCTTGTTTTTCGGTGGAGGAAGCATGGTAGCGCTGGGGTTCTTTAGCCTCTCCCGGGGCTGTGCATTGAAGGGAAGGCCAGAGGGAGGCGGTGGGAGTGTGTGCTCCATCATGGAAGGAGGGATGTAGATGGGGTGGGGTGGAATGGGCACACCTTTGCCCCATCCTAATTTCATCTCAAAGTTCATTATCATCTTTCCTGTAATCGCAGTGCAAAAGATATATCACATGGGCTGGAAAGAACAGAAGAACGtcatatgtttatttaataaaaatgaccaCATCTCTATACCATTAAGGTTCTTGAGTGCTCGCTCAGCATCCCTCCTGTTCATGAAGGCCACAAAACCACAGTTCCTCTCCCGAGCCCTCTCCTCGTCCGTCCTTGGCCACATGATCTTCACACTGGCCAGCGGGCCGTATCGGCCAAACTCTTGACACAGCATCTCTTCATTCATCTACAAAGTAACACATAtcagcaaacagacagagtTAACATTTGCAGGACATAACCACTTTTTAATTGTGAGCATAAgcagcacattttcatttggaattGGGAGTCAGCCCATAGACTAAGCAACTGACTTCCACCTGTTCACAGAGAGGGTATGTCAGCATGCATCTCTATTCTCCACTCCATATATTTATGGATACAAATTTACCTGTGGATTGATGTTTCCAAGATACAAGTTAGTAGTGGACGGGTCTCCAACATCATGGGAACCTGGTGCACAATCATCCAgaactgcagagacagagaagagagaagactTTCCTACTGCTGTCTGACGGGACAACATATTTTCTTGGCAAGATGAAGGTATTCACGGCCACTGTATTAAGTCAAAATTACCACTGGACGGACGGTTTCTTCTTGAAGAACCATCCGctaaaagaagcagaaaagcAGTATAAATTTTGTTTCAGGGCAAAAGTGGACAAAGAGGGGTAGGGAAGTTGAGAAAGGTCTGCGGGGAAAAGGGCCATTTTCAAGGCAGAGCTAGTACAATGACAACCGTCATGCAGCATATATACACTTACATGAGCGTCTTCCTTCAATGCCCGAGAGAGGTTCAAAACGACTAACGCGTCCTTTCATCTTGTGTCTTTCATCCCTTTCCTCTTGTATTCTGCAGGAAACAGTATATGGTACAATTAAGTTCACTATTCCACACCATAACAGCTGGCAACGACTAGTTTCTGCCACCGCGCCaaacttttatatttaaaagtttttaaaaaaagcttacTGTTTTAGTTCTTCTTTGAAGAGCTCCAagttgctcttcttcttctccttttcattgCCCTTCTTCAAAGTCTATAATACAGAAGTGGAAATATTATcgacacagtgaaacaaagaattatttattaatgatgaAATAAGAGAGGTTACTTGTTGACTTACGTGTCTTTTGTCTATTGCTAAAAACTGTGGCGGGGTATCCAAAGGCAAGAAGCTTTTTGTCTGATTCTCAAAACGTGACTTGGGCTTGTACAACTTTCCcttcttttcatctgcagctgCTTCTTCTGTAAGGAGAAAGAATGTTTTCGTTTATTGAAAACTGTTCTTGTGCCATAGCATATAATGTTACACATGTGGGAAAGACATGTTATATATATGCTGTACCTTTTGTTGCATTAGCAACACCACCACGAACAAAGGCTTTGACTttgccctcccctcctccttcaaaTGCTGCAAGAAACTCCTCATATATCTCCGCTGCTGCACGCTCATCCTCCTTACAACAGAAAACAGTATTAGAAATAACTATCTCACAGGTACTATTCAATATTCTCAAAAAGGGCAGCCCACTCttacctttttctttatttcgtCTTGTTCCTTCTTACTTAGTGTCCTCTTTGCCACTGCCATCTTGCCAATACTGAAAGACTTCAGTTTGCTCTCTAGCAGCGCCTaccaatgaaaacaaagaatgtTTGACTCCCAAAAAGGTATTTCATTGTATACATTCAAACAATATAACTGTTTATTGGTACATACAACACAACCGGGTAATCACAACGTTGCTATAAACAGTGGTAGCAATGGATCTTGTTGGTTTCGGAGTCGTGACAGCGACCATGTTGACAGGTAAGTCACGCGGGATTCGGTAACATAACGACCACGCAACTCGGACTGCACTAAAGTGGACCTTGCTAGAGTCCACACATATTTTGTGATCTTTGCACGACCACTTTACGGCCATTCGAAGAGTTGAATTGAATGCAATTTATCTAACTGAAATCTAACTGAGGCGTCAAACGAGTCAAATTAGCCAGAGGCCCAACAAGTTATCTGCTGCAGCGCCACTGACCCCGCGAATGACTACAACAGGGAGCTAAGGCTGGAGGCCCAAGTTCCCAAATATTCATGTATTATCTTTAGTTTCGAATGTGCATCAACCAAACTTTGTTCTGAATGTCAGCTATGTCAATATCAACCGATCAACTATGTCGGCAATATATATTTCTAGGCCAACTGCCCTGACTACGCCTGCATCTGGCGGCTAAATCGTTAGCCTATTTTAGCCAGTGTAGCTGGGGAGCTAAAGGTTAGCTGTTGCTCGTTGGTAGGTAGCTAACACCGTTGCGTGCACTTCACAACGGTTgctacacacattcaaaaaacattcaaagagGTCCGAGCATACTGTCATTTACGTTGTTTCCTCTACAACAGACGTGACCTAGCTAATGCAAGTACAAACGGTAAATTCACCTTAGCGCTAGCTTTCTGCGAGCCACCAGGCGTTCGGTCCGCCATTTTTTGTGTAACTAAATAAAATCGATCGTCGAGTAGTAGATAGCGGCGGCTAATGTGACACGCTAGGACACCAAGTCGATCACCGATTCGGCGATGGGCGAGCTTATTTTCGTCGCCACTTACCGGTGAACAAATCGTTACGTTCAAATAACACTGAAACCAGACGTGTTTGAaaatttcaattattttcagacaaaaaaaaaaaccctcctttATATGCgtaattaaaacacatttcccaCCGTTTGTTTTAGTGTCAGGTCACAGTGGGTTAAGAGTCGAAACTTCGCATTGACCAAATGGCTGCTACAAATAGCCTATCATATTATTGATAAtgctaaataaaaatggaataaatacAGACAATTTGAGGCTATAACAGAAGATGCACTAAGTAGTTGTTGACCAcatttccagcaggtggcgacCTCCCGCTCCACTACTCTCCAGTCGGCCTCTTGTTACCTGTGAGTATCATTCAGCACGAAGCCCGCGGCGATTTCAATCACCCAACTTTAATCAAGAGCAGTCAGCTGGTCTAACGATTCACATTCCTCGAACAGAACGCGCCGCGGTTGTCCTCTATGTCTCCGCGGAGAGGAAGTGCGTACATTATTCATGAATTAATATGTGGGCCATAGTTCGTATTGATTGGAATGTGAAAGTTCGTGCGCATGGCTTCTCGAGTCAAGTCAATTCATGCCATCTCCTTCAAGCGGGTGTTCAGGCCAGGTGTCGTATGAAACTAATTCAGGACCCCCACACCCTCCttctttgtgcgtgtgcgcgcgcgtgaaaaaaagcagcagtcTGTGCGCCCTCCCTCCGACCACGCAGAACAAACGCTATATTCATCCGCTCCGGCCCGCAGTCGCTGGAACTCCCCGCAGGAGCTGCCGGGTACTTTTCCCCTGGCGTGCGAGCTGCACAACACGATGCCACTCGTGCCACGGAGCGACACCCGGCGAGGCGCCCGCTCCGCGAACGCGACAATGTGGGGGACACGCGCTCTTTTTTGCGCATGGACTCTACTGTTCTTGGCAGACGTCCGCGCGCAGACTCAGCGGAGGTACACCTTTCATTTACctctattcccccccccccccccccccccccttccagtTAATTTGAGAGATTTATCAGTGCGCCAGGTGTCAGGGACCCTCTGTAGCTCGAGTTTATCTGGAGGAAGACTCTGCTGTGTGGTTGACTGCATCCCGACACacgctgcagggaggaggaattAAATCATCCGCAGTCGTTGGTGTTTATacgtgttttattgtttttgacacatcgtcatttcatatttggaaaatagaaaacataatccccccccccatttctccTATAGACCGACCTTCACGTGCGGCGGAAACGTCACAGGGGAGTCGGGAGTAATCGGGAGCCAGGGGTACCCAGGAGTTTACCCCCCAAATACCAAATGTGTGTGGCGAATCACAGTGAGTCCCCTTTCATATTCACGTGTAACATCTTAACCATGACAATGGTAAAGCTACATCTCTTTATTACACAACATGATACAAACCCAAACTCCTAATTCCCTTCTTAAAATACTAAACCACACCCAACTCCAGGGAGTTTTTGCTGAGGGGCTCCATTATATTACTGTATTTTGAAACAGTGGGGCTGATGGTTTAGTCAAAGCAGCTGCATTTATAATCTGGTCCACATGAGTGTCAAGTTTAGTAATTGTTTAGAAAAGTAATATAGCATGTGGAAATCATTATTTTCCATCATCTAAGTAACACTACCCAATGCTGAAAGTTGTATACTTATTGTATCAATCTATTACTGAATAAAATTATCAATGATGTGAAAGTGTCGCTTTATTACTCTCTGTACATTTCCAACCAGGTCCCTGAGGGCAAGGTGGTGGTCCTGTCATTCCGCTTCATTGACTTGGAGAGTGACAACCTGTGCCGCTACGACTATGTGGACGTTTACAGCGGGCATGCCAACGGGCAGAGACTCGGCCGCTTCTGTGGGACGTTCAAGCCCGGAGCCCTGGTTTCTACGGGCAACAAGATGCTCCTGCAGATGGTGTCTGATGCCAACACGGCCGGGAGTGGCTTCCTGTCCGTTTTCTCTGCTGCCCATCCCCATGAGAGAGGTAGGCATGTATGGAAAGAAGAAGCTGAGAGAGTGTCTGTATGGGCAGAGGGGTCAATCTTTATAGAGTAAATTAACAAAGCGTTTAAAGATGAGTCACCTCAGTGAGGTCATTGTATGGTACCACAGTGactagacagagagagaagacattTACCTCCTTAAGTGGAGCCCAGCCTTTTCATAAATCTGTGAATCACTTTTGAGGCATGCAAGGCACAGTAAAACAAAAGCGAgtatagtttttctttctttatatgTTTGGGTAAAAGCCAGTGACCTTTGGGCATTTCATTTGTCTGAGACAAGGCTATTAGTGGAAGTTTCAAGCATGTGGACAGAAAGGGAGCAACAGCTCAACACTTCTCACAGTGTGATGTGGAATTTCTCactgaaatttgtttttgtggagcGCTTCAGTGGAGAGCACAGGTCAGAAGAATCACTTAGAGTTGAATCAGACGCTTCCTCTCGACAGGCCTGCAAAGTCTCATCCACTGTTTTTGTGGAATTTTAATGGGAGGTTCTCTGCTCCCAAGGAGCTGACAGCTGTAATGGACAATGTCTATTAACCAGCCTGCCTGGCTCTTATATGGTTGATAGTAGCAGATAGACTGTTGCTCTTCTGTCTCTGAGTGTTGTCAGAATTGTACAgcacatcatttttctttttgttatgtgTCTAATTTGGGACTGTGCTAATTTGTAGTCCTTTAGACATGTTGGAAAGGAAACATTAACTTAAGTGTGTTTCAAAGAAAACATGCCCGGAAGCAtgctgtcttttttaaaaaaaaacgctcaCTGCACATGGGTAATGAGTGACTTGCTTTTTCTAGGGTTTTCATAATAACAAAGAGGCCGATGAGGGCGCTTTTTGATGTAGACAACGCGATCACGTAGTTTAATCACAATTTCTGCATTTAACAGGATGATCCAAGGTTAACCTCGGTCACTTCTCCACAGGGGACCAGTACTGTGGAGGCAGATTGGACAAGCCCTCTGGGACTTTCAAAACGCCCAACTGGCCTGAGAAGGACTACCCAGCGGGTGTCACCTGTGCCTGGCACATCGTGGCCCCAAAGAACCAGGTCTTttcaaaaattgttttattgcaATTTTCTTAGTAAAAGGTGGCGTGGTATGGACATTCCCAACTGTAATTTGCCAACTGAACAGCTCAACTAGATCACAGAAGATCCTAAATGCACCTTGCTAAATCAAATGATTTTCTCCCGCTGCAGATTATTGAAGTAAAGTTCGAGAAGTTTGACGTGGAAAGAGACAACTACTGCCGCTATGACCACGTCTCCATTTTCAACGGGGCGGAAATCAATGATGCTAAGAGGATTGGCAAATACTGCGGAGACAGCCCCCCAGCGTAGGTGATTCTGCCATGCAGGATATTTTATTTCCACCAAGGCCTCCATTCAGAGACCTCTTATCAGTTTACCCTCAGTCTGGTTGTCTGCTGTTCCTCCGCAGACCAGTGTTCTCTGAGGGGAACCAACTCCTGATCCAGTTCCTGTCGGACCTCAGTCTAACAGCAGACGGCTTCATTGGACACTACAAGTTCCGACCGAAAAAGTTCCCCACCACAACGATACCtcccaccactacaacacaGCCAGTCACCACCAGGCCCATACGTAGGTATCAACTTTTATCCAATAAGAACCTCTACAAAACTTCTAACATCAGGTATTTGTTGATGTAGCTATGTGACTATACTGGCTGTGTACTAAGTTTATCCCACCCCCTTTGTCAAACccaaagggggtgggggtgttctATCAGCCTCTGATAGCAGATCTGGGCAAGACGAGCCGTAAAAGTACAATGTGGCAGCAATTTACTCCTTCAATGCTCTTTTTACACTGCTTATGGTTG
This window of the Scophthalmus maximus strain ysfricsl-2021 chromosome 21, ASM2237912v1, whole genome shotgun sequence genome carries:
- the LOC118290873 gene encoding U2 snRNP-associated SURP motif-containing protein isoform X4, whose translation is MIEFVVREGPMFEAMIMNREINNPMYRFLFENQSPAHVYYRWKLYSILQGEAPVKWRTDDFRMFKNGSLWRPPPLNPYLHGPYDDGEEEEEEEEGIKKGSLKEDERDKLEEMLRGLTPRRGDVAEAMLFCLSRADAAEEIVECITESLSILKTPLPKKIARLYLVSDVLYNSSAKVSNASYYRKFFETKLCQIFADLNATYKSIQGHLQSENFKQRVMACFRAWEDWAVYPDPFLIKLQNIFLGLVNLAIEKEPPVVVVVVEAEPAEDIDGAPIGEYVDGMPLEDVDGVPIDAGPIDGAPIDGAPLDDLDGVPIKPMEEDIDGIPFDQSKEATFKVAPSKWEAVDESDLASQAVTTSKWEAFEQPDETKKNEEDSDDEDRSPRSDDNQSYSNPIRDDSDIKSKMSEMNEEKRSKLREIEVKVMKFQDELELGKRPKKPGQSIQEQVEHYRDKLLQKEKEKEKLEREKEREKKEKEKAEARLKDLKKEKEKEDTPTRKERKRRHSGSPSPTRSSSRRGRSSSPRSERSERSDRSFSKDISSRTSHKDSPRSSTKKSSKRSPSSPRTPKRTRRSRSRTPKKSAKKSRSKSKSPHRSHKKSKKSKH